The proteins below are encoded in one region of Papilio machaon chromosome 27, ilPapMach1.1, whole genome shotgun sequence:
- the LOC123722559 gene encoding uncharacterized protein LOC123722559: MWLKLAMCCYIAQIIPAKELIRSPNSYTSIFREEQVIFSSEFNITSILVPADNTKYVPADVADIPSIFFTISNPKLEGGSCIYVLEGLAAYEVLEGGRDTTADYSSDKLVYFGARDGLYIYDGNTLSARKYGPFNDDITQLQKANNTDAIFILNSERKIYKIEKNGTVKTMIQSILCALEFVLDTSNNIYYIACDDRMPHIARYDGTYINYVTTVSENFKEIKLLRPAFIMDKCVPFFADGGLYILYANGTSEKKDFYIRERPTAYSIDATLYLVAALNGKIYEFNVMEVLLKSMFGVVSHWPSDVTKIIMSIVETAKDNVYKDWSVER, from the coding sequence ATGTGGTTGAAATTAGCAATGTGTTGTTACATTGCTCAAATAATACCAGCCAAAGAATTAATCCGATCACCAAATAGTTATACATCAATATTCAGAGAAGAGCAAGTTATATTCTCATCAGAATTCAATATAACTAGTATACTAGTACCAGCAGATAATACCAAATATGTACCAGCAGATGTGGCTGATATaccatcaatattttttacaatatcaaatcCTAAATTAGAAGGTGGTTCCTGTATCTATGTTCTTGAAGGATTAGCAGCTTACGAAGTCCTCGAAGGTGGTAGAGATACCACAGCTGATTATAGTTCagataaattagtttattttggtGCCAGAGATggactttatatttatgatgGTAATACACTATCAGCTAGAAAATATGGACCCTTCAATGACGATATAACCCAATTACAAAAAGCTAATAACACTGATGCAATATTCATATTGAATTCagagagaaaaatatataagatagaaaaAAACGGTACAGTAAAAACTATGATTCAATCAATATTATGCGCTTTAGAATTCGTTTTGGATAcatcaaataatatatattatatagctTGTGATGATCGAATGCCTCATATAGCTAGATATGACGgtacttatataaattatgtgaCAACTGTTAGTGAgaatttcaaagaaataaaattactacgaCCTGCTTTTATTATGGATAAATGTGTACCATTTTTCGCTGATGGTGGACTTTATATCCTTTATGCTAATGGTACAAGTGAGAAGAAAGATTTCTATATCAGAGAGAGGCCGACTGCGTACAGTATTGATGCAACTTTATACCTCGTTGCTGCATTAAATGGAAAGATTTACGAGTTTAATGTCATGGAAGTGTTATTAAAATCTATGTTCGGGGTTGTATCACATTGGCCGAGTGATGTAACTAAGATAATCATGTCAATTGTTGAAACGGCAAAAGATAATGTTTACAAGGACTGGAGTGTAGAACGATAA
- the LOC106709630 gene encoding uncharacterized protein LOC106709630, whose product MITILILIAVTSVYANNCSYIYDDIYYTRTSVLTIKGLPTNLAYNPNNNDLHFTLIDLESLHDDNVQTRMDQYVLRNGEPILIDNVRGQASAVDVKNNRVYIASDDGIGILNASDKVQFANLKDEDVVYLYKPMNSEDLYAVTYPNNEVFVIDTKNNEKRRIEYVPCAFILTVDAENNIFYECDSKYVKVLLKDFQEPIEFVGIAKNSARALTIDESNRVILAANDGLYWLKPDNVVPKKLMNLDFVPSGIVLNEDVVYLATNGIIYKYTNDNCV is encoded by the coding sequence ATGATAACAATTCTCATATTAATAGCAGTTACATCAGTATATGCAAATAATTGTTCATATATTTACGATGATATATATTATACGAGAACATCGGTATTGACAATTAAGGGATTACCAACAAACTTGGCTTACAATCCAAATAACAATGACTTACATTTCACATTAATCGACTTAGAATCATTACACGATGATAATGTTCAAACTAGAATGGATCAATATGTACTTAGAAATGGGGAACccattttaattgataatgtTAGAGGACAAGCATCAGCTgttgatgttaaaaataacagagTATATATCGCCAGTGACGATGGAATAGGAATTCTAAATGCAAgtgataaagttcaatttgcAAATCTAAAAGATGAAGACGTAGTGTACCTATACAAACCGATGAATAGTGAAGATTTGTACGCAGTAACATATCCTAATAACGAAGTATTCGTTATTGATACAAAGAACAATGAAAAGAGAAGAATCGAATATGTTCcttgtgcatttattttaactgtggATGcggaaaataatatattttatgaatgtgATTCTAAATACGTTAAAGTATTACTTAAAGACTTTCAAGAGCCTATTGAATTTGTTGGCATCGCTAAGAATTCTGCGAGAGCGTTAACAATTGATGAAAGTAATAGAGTTATTTTGGCGGCAAATGATGGTTTATACTGGTTGAAACCAGATAATGTTGTACCGAAAAAGTTAATGAATTTAGATTTCGTGCCATCTGGTATCGTTCTAAATGAAGATGTTGTCTATTTAGCAACGAAcggtattatttataaatacactaACGATAATTGTGTTTGA
- the LOC106709633 gene encoding uncharacterized protein LOC106709633 has translation MYIAQWIIASMIICSTATNDGEKCEKIKIGSEFYKRQLVATIDGYPTGLVMDPRTENMFFLLHKRNYTRGIHILRYGALGVQEIPISDDLTGQCVGIDVFNNIIYIGTNQGITTYNKDKNQITSERPIGDDDVRSIFFDKRDNLMYITTGPQHEIFKFINGSAAVKRYEKVPRAYNFILDAKGNAFYEYVDGRLYFFSVDLFEPIQYKGFTRELKYILQLNNFDEAILAVKSSLYRLTTSSIFPEKIAQLGTKITALFFDAKNNIIIGTKGKIYRYKPVDKNDPCPPDDYFMSSI, from the coding sequence ATGTACATAGCTCAGTGGATTATCGCTTCAATGATCATCTGCAGTACAGCAACAAACGATGGAGAAAAATgcgaaaaaatcaaaataggCTCAGAATTTTACAAGAGACAACTGGTCGCTACAATAGATGGCTATCCTACAGGATTGGTTATGGATCCAAGAActgaaaacatgtttttccTTTTACATAAAAGGAATTACACaagaggtatacatatattaagatatGGGGCTTTAGGTGTTCAAGAAATACCTATATCTGATGATTTAACAGGTCAATGCGTTGGTATtgatgtatttaataacattatatatattgGCACCAATCAAGGTATTACTACttataacaaagataaaaatcaaatcacTTCAGAAAGACCAATAGGTGACGATGATGTACGTAGCATATTTTTTGACAAACGTGACAATTTAATGTACATAACAACAGGGCCACAACATGAAATATTCAAGTTTATCAATGGTTCCGCAGCTGTAAAAAGATACGAGAAAGTACCAAGAGCTTATAACTTTATTCTAGATGCAAAAGGTAACGCATTTTATGAATACGTCGATGgtagattgtattttttctccGTAGATCTTTTTGAACCGATTCAATATAAAGGTTTTACTAGAgagttgaaatatattttgcaattaaacaattttgacGAAGCAATCCTGGCTGTGAAAAGTTCCCTTTATCGTCTAACTACTAGTAGTATTTTTCCGGAGAAAATAGCACAATTAGGAACGAAAATAACAGCTCTGTTCTTTGATGCAaagaacaatattataattggtACGAAGGGAAAGATTTATAGATATAAACCAGTCGATAAAAACGACCCATGCCCCCCCGATGATTATTTTATGTCTAGTATTTAA
- the LOC106709627 gene encoding uncharacterized protein LOC106709627 — protein sequence MRLLKALTLCLLIGLAVAAPRHHHNRERKESKESKESKESKESKESKESSESDQITITRDFFPDEFVVYTAKHDIVNILVPINSFNFEDDDEDNDTNDDDGVTVFFVEADIDKDGNRIDKGLYVLKDGKVKKLLDNGRDAAASSDDSKDVFFAAKDGIYVYNKNDSTAIKYGSVTDSIIGIAKENASDLIYILTENHDLYKVTELGDKKEKINEVVGAREIVLDNSNNLYYYGEDMKPFVLNSEGVKEIKGLPEHPKSVRLLKPPFILEDSVPFVIDNDLYFIYANGTSEKSDFDFKSNAKPTAYSMEAALIQYYGYNKKIYEYNILALIFSEVIDELKEFLETKSDAIRSMSTQSRSRLRPINSKAK from the coding sequence ATGAGATTATTAAAAGCATTAACACTATGCCTCTTAATTGGACTGGCTGTAGCTGCTCCCAGGCATCATCACAACAGggaaagaaaagaaagtaaaGAGAGCAAAGAAAGTAAAGAGAGCAAAGAAAGTAAAGAGAGTAAAGAAAGCAGTGAAAGTGATCAAATTACTATCACAAGAGACTTTTTCCCTGATGAATTTGTGGTGTACACAGCCAAACATGATATCGTAAACATTCTAGTTCCCatcaattcatttaatttcgaAGATGATGACGAAGATAATGATACGAACGACGACGATGGAGTGACAGTATTCTTTGTCGAAGCCGACATAGATAAAGATGGGAACAGAATCGACAAAGGTCTATACGTTCTTAAAGATGGTAAAGTGAAGAAACTTCTAGACAATGGCAGAGACGCAGCGGCGTCTAGCGATGATAGTAAAGACGTTTTCTTTGCTGCTAAAGACGGTATCTACGtctacaataaaaatgatagtACCGCAATCAAATACGGATCAGTAACGGACAGTATAATCGGCATTGCTAAAGAAAATGCATCCGATTTAATCTACATATTAACGGAAAATCATGATTTGTATAAAGTGACCGAATTAGGTGACAAAAAAGAGAAAATCAACGAAGTTGTAGGCGCACGTGAAATAGTTTTGGATAATTCTAACAATTTGTATTACTACGGTGAAGATATGAAACCGTTTGTATTAAACAGTGAAGGTGTTAAGGAAATAAAAGGTCTTCCTGAACATCCTAAATCAGTTCGTCTGCTAAAGCCACCATTCATTCTTGAGGATTCCGTACCATTTGTGATCGATAATGATCTTTATTTCATATACGCGAATGGAACTAGTGAAAAAAGCGATTTCGATTTCAAATCCAATGCAAAGCCGACAGCATACAGTATGGAAGCAGCTCTCATCCAATACTAcggttataataaaaagatttacgAATATAACATCTTAGCTTTGATTTTTTCAGAGGTTATTGATGaattgaaagaatttttggAAACTAAATCCGATGCTATTCGTTCCATGTCAACTCAGTCACGAAGCCGTTTGCGTCCAATTAATTCTAAAGCCAAGTAA